The Solea solea chromosome 19, fSolSol10.1, whole genome shotgun sequence genome has a window encoding:
- the LOC131445842 gene encoding ankyrin repeat domain-containing protein 34B-like isoform X1 — protein sequence MKETCPKSYPNHQVTTRGMEGEGSNPGVAMDSANPLLRAVFLRRLRLTRLLLEGGAYVNESDSQGQTPLMVACRTQHADAQSASRVKLVQFLLEKGADPNIQDKEGHSALMHACQEQAGPEVVSLLLASGADISLEDQSGTSALVYAVMAGDWTVLKLLLDTCKAKGKEVIIIATDKFPQGKLEAQRYLSIPPTLGPLEQTDKMASAAPASPSEIQLITSPQCTSSSSSCPPKPIFSFKEVKSCGVSSHPCSPSRLRGLSKEAANRLQQPLLRLNSEPWLKIPTSQLSQQQQQPHAASPSKNDSNHPEEFSVSVPIMKGDNSWQSNSCKWYEGRLARENGVEGPDRKNCTKHGRQKISLPSLLSPHSASNPNLHSVNLGTDSPGSGAKLHSTSLHSMASSSLHSIIQRRKLGADIYNSDPQLTVDIPNPPTDGKRLASLHRSSTLCSRESSLVLGPSSRVLSRYERRGSGAFLLDHNSQAKPRSLPPLTLSSTNTPNLNVYNFGPGAVGSFSEDKFLPSAPPGHPTELTRKMLLRRHSMQTEQFKTTV from the exons ATGAAAG AAACTTGTCCAAAATCTTACCCAAACCACCaagtgaccacaagagggaTGGAAGGAGAGGGCAGTAATCCTGGGGTGGCGATGGACTCAGCTAATCCCTTACTGAGAGCAGTCTTCCTCCGTCGCCTGAGACTCACACGGCTGCTCCTGGAGGGCGGGGCTTACGTCAATGAGAGCGACAGCCAAGGCCAGACTCCGCTGATGGTGGCCTGCAGGACCCAGCACGCTGATGCCCAGAGTGCCAGTCGAGTCAAACTGGTCCAGTTTCTACTAGAGAAAGGAGCAGATCCCAACATCCAGGACAAGGAGGGTCATTCTGCTCTAATGCATGCCTGCCAGGAGCAGGCTGGTCCTGAGGTTGTGTCTTTGCTCCTGGCCAGTGGAGCAGACATTAGCCTGGAGGATCAATCCGGCACATCGGCGTTGGTCTACGCGGTCATGGCTGGAGATTGGACTGTCCTGAAGCTGTTGCTTGACACTTGCAAGGCCAAGGGGAAGGAGGTGATCATCATTGCAACTGATAAATTTCCTCAAGGGAAACTAGAAGCCCAGCGGTACCTCAGCATTCCTCCTACCCTTGGTCCTCTTGAGCAGACAGACAAAATGGCTTCAGCAGCTCCTGCATCTCCCTCTGAAATTCAGCTCATCACCTCCCCCCagtgcacctcctcctcctcctcatgtcccCCCAAACCCATTTTCTCTTTCAAAGAAGTCAAGTCCTGTGGCGTGAGCTCCCATCCATGTTCTCCATCACGATTACGAGGGCTCAGCAAAGAGGCGGCAAACAGACTGCAGCAGCCTCTCCTGAGGTTGAACTCCGAGCCGTGGCTAAAGATACCGACTTCCCAgctcagtcagcagcagcagcagccgcatgCAGCCTCACCTTCAAAGAATGACTCAAACCACCCTGAAGAGTTCTCTGTGAGTGTTCCCATAATGAAAGGGGACAACAGTTGGCAGTCTAACAGCTGCAAATGGTATGAAGGAAGACTGGCCAGGGAAAATGGAGTAGAAGGACCAGACAGGAAAAACTGCACCAAACATGGTAGACAAAAGATATCTTTACCAAGTCTTCTATCGCCTCACTCCGCCTCCAATCCTAACCTCCACTCTGTAAACCTGGGAACAGATTCGCCTGGTTCTGGTGCCAAACTCCATAGCACTTCACTTCATAGTATGGCCTCATCAAGTCTTCACAGCATCATCCAGAGGCGCAAGCTGGGTGCAGACATCTACAACTCTGACCCCCAGCTGACTGTAGATATCCCAAACCCCCCGACAGATGGCAAGAGGCTGGCCTCTTTACATCGCTCTAGCACACTGTGCTCCAGGGAGTCATCACTGGTCCTGGGTCCAAGCAGCAGAGTGCTATCCAGGTATGAGCGGAGAGGCTCTGGTGCCTTTTTGTTGGACCACAACTCTCAGGCTAAGCCAAGGTCTCTGCCACCTCTGACCCTCAGCTCCACCAACACTCCCAACCTTAATGTTTACAACTTTGGACCTGGAGCTGTAGGTAGTTTCTCAGAGGATAAATTCCTTCCGTCTGCTCCTCCTGGACATCCGACAGAGCTGACCAGGAAGATGCTTTTGAGGAGACACTCAATGCAGACTGAACAGTTTAAAACAACGGTCTGA
- the LOC131445842 gene encoding ankyrin repeat domain-containing protein 34B-like isoform X2, translating to MEGEGSNPGVAMDSANPLLRAVFLRRLRLTRLLLEGGAYVNESDSQGQTPLMVACRTQHADAQSASRVKLVQFLLEKGADPNIQDKEGHSALMHACQEQAGPEVVSLLLASGADISLEDQSGTSALVYAVMAGDWTVLKLLLDTCKAKGKEVIIIATDKFPQGKLEAQRYLSIPPTLGPLEQTDKMASAAPASPSEIQLITSPQCTSSSSSCPPKPIFSFKEVKSCGVSSHPCSPSRLRGLSKEAANRLQQPLLRLNSEPWLKIPTSQLSQQQQQPHAASPSKNDSNHPEEFSVSVPIMKGDNSWQSNSCKWYEGRLARENGVEGPDRKNCTKHGRQKISLPSLLSPHSASNPNLHSVNLGTDSPGSGAKLHSTSLHSMASSSLHSIIQRRKLGADIYNSDPQLTVDIPNPPTDGKRLASLHRSSTLCSRESSLVLGPSSRVLSRYERRGSGAFLLDHNSQAKPRSLPPLTLSSTNTPNLNVYNFGPGAVGSFSEDKFLPSAPPGHPTELTRKMLLRRHSMQTEQFKTTV from the coding sequence aTGGAAGGAGAGGGCAGTAATCCTGGGGTGGCGATGGACTCAGCTAATCCCTTACTGAGAGCAGTCTTCCTCCGTCGCCTGAGACTCACACGGCTGCTCCTGGAGGGCGGGGCTTACGTCAATGAGAGCGACAGCCAAGGCCAGACTCCGCTGATGGTGGCCTGCAGGACCCAGCACGCTGATGCCCAGAGTGCCAGTCGAGTCAAACTGGTCCAGTTTCTACTAGAGAAAGGAGCAGATCCCAACATCCAGGACAAGGAGGGTCATTCTGCTCTAATGCATGCCTGCCAGGAGCAGGCTGGTCCTGAGGTTGTGTCTTTGCTCCTGGCCAGTGGAGCAGACATTAGCCTGGAGGATCAATCCGGCACATCGGCGTTGGTCTACGCGGTCATGGCTGGAGATTGGACTGTCCTGAAGCTGTTGCTTGACACTTGCAAGGCCAAGGGGAAGGAGGTGATCATCATTGCAACTGATAAATTTCCTCAAGGGAAACTAGAAGCCCAGCGGTACCTCAGCATTCCTCCTACCCTTGGTCCTCTTGAGCAGACAGACAAAATGGCTTCAGCAGCTCCTGCATCTCCCTCTGAAATTCAGCTCATCACCTCCCCCCagtgcacctcctcctcctcctcatgtcccCCCAAACCCATTTTCTCTTTCAAAGAAGTCAAGTCCTGTGGCGTGAGCTCCCATCCATGTTCTCCATCACGATTACGAGGGCTCAGCAAAGAGGCGGCAAACAGACTGCAGCAGCCTCTCCTGAGGTTGAACTCCGAGCCGTGGCTAAAGATACCGACTTCCCAgctcagtcagcagcagcagcagccgcatgCAGCCTCACCTTCAAAGAATGACTCAAACCACCCTGAAGAGTTCTCTGTGAGTGTTCCCATAATGAAAGGGGACAACAGTTGGCAGTCTAACAGCTGCAAATGGTATGAAGGAAGACTGGCCAGGGAAAATGGAGTAGAAGGACCAGACAGGAAAAACTGCACCAAACATGGTAGACAAAAGATATCTTTACCAAGTCTTCTATCGCCTCACTCCGCCTCCAATCCTAACCTCCACTCTGTAAACCTGGGAACAGATTCGCCTGGTTCTGGTGCCAAACTCCATAGCACTTCACTTCATAGTATGGCCTCATCAAGTCTTCACAGCATCATCCAGAGGCGCAAGCTGGGTGCAGACATCTACAACTCTGACCCCCAGCTGACTGTAGATATCCCAAACCCCCCGACAGATGGCAAGAGGCTGGCCTCTTTACATCGCTCTAGCACACTGTGCTCCAGGGAGTCATCACTGGTCCTGGGTCCAAGCAGCAGAGTGCTATCCAGGTATGAGCGGAGAGGCTCTGGTGCCTTTTTGTTGGACCACAACTCTCAGGCTAAGCCAAGGTCTCTGCCACCTCTGACCCTCAGCTCCACCAACACTCCCAACCTTAATGTTTACAACTTTGGACCTGGAGCTGTAGGTAGTTTCTCAGAGGATAAATTCCTTCCGTCTGCTCCTCCTGGACATCCGACAGAGCTGACCAGGAAGATGCTTTTGAGGAGACACTCAATGCAGACTGAACAGTTTAAAACAACGGTCTGA